The genomic segment CCAGCTTCCCCATTCGCGCTCGTTTTCCAGCTCGACCTCGGACGCGGCGTCTTCGATTTCCACATGTAATATCCGTTCCGTCTCCCCAATCCCTGCCAGCACCTCCGGACCGTACCGGAATGCCCCGATGCTTCCGTCGTCCGGGAGCGGAATGAAACGGATTCCGATCGGCAGGATGACGCTTATTTGGTCACCGTCCTCCCAGGTTCGGCGAATGGAATAGAAGCTGCCGCTCTCCGCCGTCTTTTCCTGCAAGCTGCCGTTGACATAAATCTTCGCCTCCGCCATGATCCATTCCGGAATCCGGCAGTGAATGGCGAATTCCTTTGGCGCCGACGTGTGTACGACAATATCGTGCTTGCGATACGACGGCATATTCTCGTGAATCGCGGTCAGCTCATTGATGCCCTGAAAACCTGCCGTTATCGAGGAATTCATCGAGCTTCCGCTCATGCGATCCTGGGATTGAACGATCCGTACGGGATCGCTTCCGATGTCAGCGGCCAGCTCTGAATCGAAATATTGGCACACATAAATGCCGTCGCCCCCATCTTGATAATAGAGCCCCCGATTCCAAGCCGCGTTCGCCTGGACCATCGTTCCGTGGCAGCAGAAGAAGCTGTCCGTCTCCTTGCTCCAATCCTTGCGCAGTCCGGCCTTCATCGGCAGAAAGTAGGTGAGCAGTCCTGTCGAAGGATTGTCATGTTTGTTGCCGGTCAAAGGATACTCCTGATAGTACGCCTGCGCCATAATGCCGTTATACAGGTTGTATTCGATATATTGCGCATAGGCGGGATCTCCCGAATGCCGGAACAGGAACTCGGCCAACCGGTTCATATTGTAGACCGTGCAGTGCTCCTGGTTTTTGTCCCCCAGGCGCGCCTTCATCTTCTGCTTCGGCAACCATACCTCGCCGGCCGTCTGCCCGCCCGTCGCCAGATCCCCCCTCTCCGTCACCGCGCAATTCCAATAGGACTTCACGATGTCCAACCACCGCTTGTCGCCTGTTACCTCGTAAGCCCTCGCACAACCGAGCACTTCCGGGATGGTCGTGTTCGCGTGCATATTCGTCAGCGGATCTTTGCCTTCGAGCAGGGGCTGGAACAGACGACTGCGATAATAGCGTTCGAGCAGCGTCTTATATTTCTCCTTGCCGGTGATGCGCAGCAGATCCGCCCATACCTCCAGCATCCCGCCGGTCTCCACATCCAGAATGTCGTCGAATTGCTCCCTCGAGAATCGTCCGCTCCAATCCGCGAACCAGTCCGCGAACGAATCCGCAATGCCGAGCGCCTTCTCGTTTCCCGCATAGAGGTAGGCGTCGACCAGACCCATCAGGATCTTGTGGAGATTGTACTGCGGCGCCCATATACTTTTGCCGCTCGCGATCCAGTGCAGGTATTTCTCAGGGATGGGACCGACCCACTGCCCTCCATTGTCCTTCTGGCACGGCGCCAGCTCGTCGATGACTAGATCCATTTTCACCTTCAGCTCCGGGTCTCCGGACTCGTCGACATGCAGGGCTGCCCCCGACAGCCAGTGGCCAAGGAAATGTCCCCGCAGCTGACAGACCGGCGATTCCCATCCGCCATGCGCGTCGTGCGGAATGTCGCGACCGGCAAAACGCCCCGCTTCCAGCCGATAATTAAAGAGAAGATGATCGCTATTGAGCCTCATCAAATACGAACGGTTCGCCGCTTTTCTTCGGTTGATCTCCTCGTCGCGCACGATCGCGCTTCTTCCCTTCAGCTGCTCCAAAACGATTCTCCTCCCCGCACCATGCCATCAACCATGAATAACGCTTATATGATTGCGCTTACAATTTAGTATAAAAGGTTTAAAATTGCGTCAACAATGGGCAAGTTTTTACTTCGTTACCCGATGTTTACGAATTGGCGCGGTAGTGGCCGGCAACGATCTTCCTTCGTCTTCCGCCCCCGGCACAGAGAAACCCCCTTGCTCGGCAAGGGGGTTGATCGGTTATTCAGTTTAAGCTCTTAGGGAGATCTGTCTGTTTTCTTATCATGCAGTTATTTTACGGTGTGATCCACGGAGGCCGCTTGAATGTTGCCGTATGCCCAGTGCTGAGCAGGGACGTCCGTCCACTTTTGCGCCGCAGTGGTCAGCGGAGCGATGCCCAGTGCGCGGTTGATGATCGTGACGGCTTCCGCACGGGTTAACGTTTGGCTCGGACGGAAGGTTCCGTCTTCATAGCCGGTAACAATGCCTGCCTTGGCCGTCGATTCGATCGCCGCCTGCGCCCAGTGTCCCGCGATATCGCTGAAGCTGGCTGCATTGCCTGCGACGCCGGTAATCAAGCGGGCCAGCATCGTCGCCATTTCAGCCCGGGTGATCGTTTGGTTCGGCTTGAAGCTGCCGTCCGCGTACCCCTTCATGATGCCGCTTTGGGAGACTTGGCCGATGGCGCCAGCCGCCCAATGATCGGTAGCTACATCGATGTAAGTCGCAGCTGCGCCGGTTGCCGTCTGCTTGAAGGTACGGGCGATAATGGTCGCCGCTTCAGCGCGGGTGATGCTCTTACCGGGTCCGAAGGTACCGTCTGCATATCCGGTCATGTAGGCCTTCACTTCAACAGTCGGATTCATTCCTTCTACACGAACCACGGTAAAGGTACTGAATTTGTTGACCGTAAAGCTAATGCCGGACTTGCCGGACTGGCCGTAAGGAACGATTTGACCCTTGACCAATTCCTTGGTGCCGTCGCTGTGTTCGATGAAGATCGCGAGATCCTGCTGCTGTTCGGTCGTTAACGACGCGTCCAGCGGCAGTACGAGCGTCACTTCGCGGCTTTGCAGGTTCGTATCGATCGTCATCGGACGACCGACTAGCGTGACCTTCGCGTCGCCGGATACGAGTTGAACCTGCGTTTTCGCGCGGGCTTCGGCATCCGTACGCAGCTGCTGCGTCTTTAACGGTACCAGGTTGAAGTAAATGTCGTCGCCGAAGCCGGTCAACGATCTGCTCGGCACCTTCACTTCGGCATTGACGGTGAAGAAGTCCAGATCGATTTGGTTTTCGGCAAATTGCTGCGTGGTAGCCTTCGGAAGCGTAAGCTTCGTTTCCGCTACCTCATCCTTCTCGTCCGGTACGATGATTTTGGCCGAATGAGAGCCGGCTGCCTTCAGCTGGCTAACCGTTTGGGATGCTTGATCCACGGTAAACGTAATGTCGTCTTTCTTCACGCCATTCGAATCCGTCGTACGTTTGATAGAGACGTTCGATACCGTCGAACCTTGCGCTGCGCCGTTTTCAACGTTCGCAGGAATCGTCTCCGTCACTGGACCCGAAGGCGCGCCACCGCCAGAAGGCGGCGTTACCGGCTCGGATTCGGTCGCAAAGTTCCACGCTGTCTTGTCCGAAATGCCAGCAAAGCTGTTGTCGGACGCATCTGCAAACGCGCCGGTTTCGATCAGCACGTAATAGCTCGCGCCCTTCTTCAGCAGATCGCTTGTCTTGATCGTGACGGTCTTGTCCGCAACGGTGACGAGCGCCGTATTGTTGGCTTTGATCGTCGCTACGGTTGCATCGTCGGTCGCATTTTTAACGATAACATTCGCATTTTTCGCTACGACGCTCTCACTGAATACAATCGAGAGATTCGTAGTCGCGGATACATTCGTTGCATTGTCCGCCGGGCTCAAGGTCGTTACCGTCGGTGCGGTCGTATCCGGCTCAATTGGCGCTTTTTCAGTTTTGAAGCTCCAGGTGCTGCCTTCAATGCCGGCATAGCCGTTGCCAGCGAGGTCCTTGAAGGCTCCTGCATCAATCGTTACAAAATAAATGGTGTCGTACGCTAAATCGGCAGACGGATTAATGGTTACCACGTTGCCTGTAATCGAGACCTTATTGGAAATGGCTAAAATGGTCTCTGCCGCGTTCTCATCATTGGTGCTCTTGTAAATCTTAATGTCGGCATCCGAAGCCTTTACGTTCTCGCTAAAGGTCAGTTGCAGATTGGTATCGATCGCGACGTTGGTAGCCTCTTTGGCAGGCGAGTAGCTGCTGACCGTCGGCGAAGTCGTATCCGGCTCACTTGTTGTGGTAAATTGCCAAACGTTCGGCTCTGAGAAACCTGCATACTTATTGCCTGCCGCGTCTCTGAACGTTCCTTTTGCAATTTTCACAAAGTAGCTTGTGTTGTATTCCAGAGCAGCGGATGGATGGATCGTCACCACATTACCCTGAATTGTCGCTTTCAAGGCGACGATAGACTGTACTGGCGTTTCAGTATCCGTACTCTTGTAAATCTCGATGTCGTAGTCGCTCGCCTTTACATTTTCAGTGAATGTAAGCGTCAGATCGGTTCCAATGGCTACACCGGTTGCCCCATTAGCAGGCGAAAAGCTGCTCACCGCCGGCGGCGTCGTGTCGGGCTCATTCTCGGTTGTGAAGGTCCAGGTGATGTTGTCGTTGATGCCCGCATATGCGTTAGGATTGGCTGCCTCATCTACAAACGCATCGTTCGAGATATTCACATAATAGCTCGTAGCATAGGCCAGTTTGTTCAACTTAATTGTTACTTCGGTTCCTACGATCGACACATCATCGGAGTCAACGGGAATGGTTTGAACCGGTGTCTGGTCCGCGCTCTTGTAAATCACGATGTTGCCGCTGTTTGCCTTCACATTCTCGCTGAAGGACAGCTCCAGCTTGGAATCAGCA from the Cohnella hashimotonis genome contains:
- a CDS encoding beta-L-arabinofuranosidase domain-containing protein, which translates into the protein MEQLKGRSAIVRDEEINRRKAANRSYLMRLNSDHLLFNYRLEAGRFAGRDIPHDAHGGWESPVCQLRGHFLGHWLSGAALHVDESGDPELKVKMDLVIDELAPCQKDNGGQWVGPIPEKYLHWIASGKSIWAPQYNLHKILMGLVDAYLYAGNEKALGIADSFADWFADWSGRFSREQFDDILDVETGGMLEVWADLLRITGKEKYKTLLERYYRSRLFQPLLEGKDPLTNMHANTTIPEVLGCARAYEVTGDKRWLDIVKSYWNCAVTERGDLATGGQTAGEVWLPKQKMKARLGDKNQEHCTVYNMNRLAEFLFRHSGDPAYAQYIEYNLYNGIMAQAYYQEYPLTGNKHDNPSTGLLTYFLPMKAGLRKDWSKETDSFFCCHGTMVQANAAWNRGLYYQDGGDGIYVCQYFDSELAADIGSDPVRIVQSQDRMSGSSMNSSITAGFQGINELTAIHENMPSYRKHDIVVHTSAPKEFAIHCRIPEWIMAEAKIYVNGSLQEKTAESGSFYSIRRTWEDGDQISVILPIGIRFIPLPDDGSIGAFRYGPEVLAGIGETERILHVEIEDAASEVELENEREWGSWRYFFKTVNQDPAIQMRRIRDIGYEPFQIYFKVKGRSSANHP
- a CDS encoding Ig-like domain-containing protein; this translates as MPTSWEASSPLPSGSHLNAIATDGTTSVAVGTDGLIFSSTGNEDALAPRNSKVVKDLNDIIYEGDSFVAVGEEGTILTSGDGANWSSESLQTTRSVNAIVYGNDTFVAIGDGGSIFVSNDGLDSWSDVSHPNFNVNLNAIVFDGDKFVAVGDGGMMIRSTNGSNWTAPEVISDKDLNGISYGDDVLVAVGANGVILNAPQALDAPWTQQGSFDADFAFNSVAHGDNGFVAVGDAGVLATSSDGTNWTDESSILNGMTSDLLKITSVGLAFFIMDSTGNIIANAGGQLILIKVITPSTLNAFVYADGTYITGGTGGFISTSADGATWSKANSRTVEDVKSLAYGQISDEEGIFAAVGAGGTILTSVNNGTKWSAEPPVDADSLNGVVYGSGFVAVGDNGKIETSPSGESWDKVADVGTEKSLYAIAYGGKDPQSSIYVAVGEDGTILTSADGEEWSSQTSGITEDLKSVSFGSGTFVAVGASGKVLSSTDGEEWTTQTSPTTVDLNAVSFGDGVFLAAGAEGKVIYSADLGKTWKATVTDVNQTLNGIGYVAKEYRHIAVGQAGTMLTSKAFYSSPLVVSFSPAFSATEVDLDANLVLTFNQNVKPGEDASISIYDKDEIDPESDPEEPFPLLFEDFAPNSERIKISNNIVTIDPEKSFEANKTYIVTIESNMFQNDKGKESERMENDNWQFTMQSVPDTTPPTVTEYVPGNEDTDVPVKTDLKLTFNENVVANSGNIEIYDSTDDEDPIQQIPVGSNQVDVTGKVVTIDPSDLDFKTSYYVKIDAAAFKDEAGNAYAGISDSETWHFTTAEEPDTDAPALLSHSPTGNNVPADSKLELSFSENVKANSGNIVIYKSADQTPVQTIPVDSDDVSIVGTEVTIKLNKLAYATSYYVNISNDAFVDEAANPNAYAGINDNITWTFTTENEPDTTPPAVSSFSPANGATGVAIGTDLTLTFTENVKASDYDIEIYKSTDTETPVQSIVALKATIQGNVVTIHPSAALEYNTSYFVKIAKGTFRDAAGNKYAGFSEPNVWQFTTTSEPDTTSPTVSSYSPAKEATNVAIDTNLQLTFSENVKASDADIKIYKSTNDENAAETILAISNKVSITGNVVTINPSADLAYDTIYFVTIDAGAFKDLAGNGYAGIEGSTWSFKTEKAPIEPDTTAPTVTTLSPADNATNVSATTNLSIVFSESVVAKNANVIVKNATDDATVATIKANNTALVTVADKTVTIKTSDLLKKGASYYVLIETGAFADASDNSFAGISDKTAWNFATESEPVTPPSGGGAPSGPVTETIPANVENGAAQGSTVSNVSIKRTTDSNGVKKDDITFTVDQASQTVSQLKAAGSHSAKIIVPDEKDEVAETKLTLPKATTQQFAENQIDLDFFTVNAEVKVPSRSLTGFGDDIYFNLVPLKTQQLRTDAEARAKTQVQLVSGDAKVTLVGRPMTIDTNLQSREVTLVLPLDASLTTEQQQDLAIFIEHSDGTKELVKGQIVPYGQSGKSGISFTVNKFSTFTVVRVEGMNPTVEVKAYMTGYADGTFGPGKSITRAEAATIIARTFKQTATGAAATYIDVATDHWAAGAIGQVSQSGIMKGYADGSFKPNQTITRAEMATMLARLITGVAGNAASFSDIAGHWAQAAIESTAKAGIVTGYEDGTFRPSQTLTRAEAVTIINRALGIAPLTTAAQKWTDVPAQHWAYGNIQAASVDHTVK